The following proteins come from a genomic window of Terribacillus aidingensis:
- the pdaB gene encoding polysaccharide deacetylase family sporulation protein PdaB, translating to MQHFYVFRFNKWKRWAFVVAAAMFTALIIWMETSSSLSVFSSKEKPAALTQGSKEEPNIALTFNISWGDTQAIPILDELKEQNVKATFFVSGEWAERHPQIIDRIVEDKHELGMMGYRYKSYIDQEPAQIRKDLSYAKEIFRKLGHEDVELLRAPTGDFNTEIIQLSETLGLKVIQYSVNPQDWRNPGTQLIVDEVMEEASNGDIIQLHASDSVKQTEKALETILPALKNKGYHYVTVSELIAGGTPELKEVN from the coding sequence ATGCAGCACTTTTATGTATTCCGTTTCAACAAGTGGAAAAGGTGGGCATTTGTCGTAGCAGCGGCGATGTTCACAGCGTTAATCATCTGGATGGAGACGAGCAGCTCACTTTCCGTCTTTTCCTCAAAAGAAAAACCAGCAGCACTGACACAAGGGAGCAAGGAAGAGCCTAATATTGCACTCACCTTCAATATTAGCTGGGGAGATACACAAGCTATCCCTATACTGGATGAATTGAAGGAACAGAATGTCAAAGCAACCTTCTTCGTCAGTGGCGAGTGGGCCGAGCGTCATCCGCAAATCATTGATCGAATTGTCGAGGATAAGCATGAATTGGGAATGATGGGCTACAGATATAAAAGCTATATCGATCAAGAGCCTGCTCAAATAAGAAAAGACCTCTCTTATGCAAAAGAAATATTCCGTAAACTCGGTCATGAAGATGTTGAACTGCTCCGGGCACCAACCGGGGATTTCAATACTGAAATCATCCAATTGTCCGAAACCCTCGGATTGAAAGTCATTCAATATAGTGTCAATCCGCAGGACTGGCGTAATCCAGGAACACAGCTTATCGTGGATGAAGTCATGGAAGAAGCAAGCAATGGTGATATCATTCAGCTGCACGCTTCCGATTCCGTTAAACAAACGGAAAAAGCCCTGGAGACTATTCTGCCGGCGCTGAAAAACAAAGGATATCATTACGTAACTGTCAGTGAACTGATTGCCGGCGGAACACCTGAATTGAAAGAAGTGAATTAA
- a CDS encoding Mrp/NBP35 family ATP-binding protein, whose amino-acid sequence MVTEEKVRELLNDIEDPFLHTTLGETGAIADIRIKEEKRHVSVKILVGKTNTAEQMQLQQEIVNVLKSAGAATVGLRFDQLPQDIVDRYSQTQSSGKQQKSLLDKDTKTKFINIASGKGGVGKSTVTVNLAVALARIGFKVGIIDADIYGFSVPEMMGIEKRPEVVDDKITPVERFGVKIISMGFFVEDNGPVIWRGPMLGKMLTSFFKEVQWGDDLDYLLVDLPPGTGDVALDIHTMLPSSKEIIVTTPHPNAAFVAARAGQMAIRTEHEILGVVENMAYYEVQATGEKEYVFGQGGGDKLADALDTEVIGRLPLAQPYKEEGVFAPAVYQENHPLGDAYDDLARAILEKYMQ is encoded by the coding sequence ATGGTAACAGAAGAAAAAGTACGGGAGCTTCTGAATGATATAGAAGATCCTTTTCTACATACGACGCTAGGAGAGACTGGCGCTATCGCAGACATCCGGATCAAGGAAGAGAAGCGTCATGTCAGCGTGAAAATTTTGGTTGGTAAAACAAATACAGCAGAGCAGATGCAGCTGCAGCAAGAAATTGTCAATGTACTGAAAAGTGCAGGAGCTGCAACAGTAGGATTGCGCTTTGATCAGCTGCCGCAGGACATTGTGGACCGCTACAGCCAAACACAATCCTCTGGCAAGCAGCAGAAATCCTTGCTGGACAAAGATACAAAGACAAAATTCATCAATATCGCCAGCGGTAAAGGCGGTGTCGGTAAATCTACGGTTACAGTCAATTTGGCGGTAGCACTTGCACGCATCGGCTTCAAAGTTGGTATCATCGATGCAGATATATATGGCTTCAGTGTTCCGGAAATGATGGGTATCGAGAAACGACCGGAAGTGGTCGATGACAAAATCACACCAGTCGAACGTTTCGGCGTGAAAATCATCTCGATGGGCTTCTTCGTGGAAGATAATGGTCCGGTCATCTGGCGCGGACCAATGCTTGGAAAAATGCTGACAAGCTTCTTCAAAGAAGTACAGTGGGGCGATGATCTCGATTACTTGCTTGTCGACCTTCCGCCGGGAACAGGCGATGTGGCTTTGGATATTCATACGATGCTGCCATCCTCCAAGGAAATCATCGTTACAACACCGCACCCTAACGCTGCTTTCGTAGCTGCACGTGCTGGTCAAATGGCGATTCGCACCGAGCATGAAATCCTTGGTGTTGTAGAAAACATGGCTTATTACGAAGTCCAGGCTACTGGCGAGAAAGAATATGTCTTCGGTCAAGGTGGCGGGGACAAGCTTGCAGATGCACTTGATACAGAAGTGATCGGACGCTTGCCGCTGGCACAGCCATACAAGGAAGAGGGAGTCTTTGCACCAGCTGTATATCAAGAAAATCACCCGCTCGGAGATGCGTATGATGACTTGGCAAGAGCGATCTTAGAGAAATATATGCAATAA
- a CDS encoding cation-translocating P-type ATPase, with translation MKAYRMDAEEVLQELGTSRDGISQEEAQRRLEADGYNELKSKEKDPVWKLFLATFKDAMVIVLLVAAAVQLALGEVVESIIIFLVILLNSVISVVQTKKAESSLEALQEMSAPSAKVVRSGESRTVPAKELTKGDIVQLDAGDYVPADGRLISSEALKINEGMLTGESEAADKKTEAIEEEASIGDRINMVHSGSLVVNGRGSFIVTAIAQDTEIGQIANMIETAESKQTPLQKKLDEFSKRLGIAVLVLCILIFAAQAARLWFGDAQTDMTQGFLNAFTFSVAVAVAAIPEALSSIVTIVMAVGTTKMAKQQAIIRRLPAVETLGSTRVICTDKTGTLTQNKMTVTDTFLPGKSEGISEDESVRSRAEKLLLYIAVLCNDSSVSEEGAEIGDPTETALIHFGKKMGLDPASLRKEKEREMELPFDSDRKMMSTVYQLDGHRLMLTKGGPDVMFERCTHILIDGEEQSLDEMRLKEVMEQNEKFSDNALRVLAYGYKKIPDDKRSLKVQDEQDLVLVGLTAMIDPPREAVPASIAEARSAGIRSIMITGDHKTTAQAIGKEIGLMEEGDLALTGKELDALSDAELDEKLGRISVYARVSPENKIRIVRAWQNKGSITAMTGDGVNDAPALKQADIGIAMGSGTDVAKDSSAMVLADDNFVSIVNAVGVGRTVFDNIKKAIGYLFAGNLGAIIAILFAVFLNMPNPFTALQLLFINLINDSLPALALGMEKEEPDVMKRKPRDINEGIFSGGTLQSVIVRGVLIGAAVIVSFYIGLRHSDEMGIAMAFTTLILARTLQTFSARSNTQTIFKAGFLTNKYVLGAVAICFLLYGITVLPGVRSIFSIPEAFGWRDWSIATGLALAAVILMEIIKAIRNRR, from the coding sequence GTGAAGGCTTACCGCATGGATGCAGAAGAGGTTTTACAGGAACTGGGAACCTCACGAGATGGTATATCACAGGAAGAAGCACAGCGTAGACTGGAAGCGGATGGATACAATGAATTGAAAAGCAAAGAAAAAGATCCGGTATGGAAGCTGTTCCTTGCCACTTTTAAGGATGCCATGGTCATTGTCCTGCTCGTAGCGGCGGCTGTTCAGCTGGCATTGGGCGAAGTAGTGGAATCCATCATCATCTTCTTGGTCATCTTGCTCAATAGTGTCATCAGTGTTGTTCAGACAAAGAAAGCGGAAAGCTCATTAGAAGCGTTGCAGGAGATGTCAGCTCCATCAGCTAAAGTGGTGCGTAGCGGAGAGAGTAGGACTGTACCAGCTAAGGAACTGACTAAAGGAGATATTGTACAGCTGGATGCTGGGGATTATGTACCGGCAGACGGCAGGCTTATCAGCAGTGAAGCTTTGAAAATCAATGAAGGCATGCTGACGGGGGAATCCGAAGCGGCTGATAAGAAGACAGAGGCAATTGAAGAAGAAGCTTCTATTGGAGATCGTATCAACATGGTACATAGTGGGTCGCTTGTAGTGAACGGCCGAGGGAGCTTTATTGTAACAGCGATTGCCCAGGATACTGAAATCGGGCAGATTGCCAATATGATCGAAACGGCAGAATCCAAGCAGACGCCTTTACAGAAAAAACTGGATGAATTCAGCAAAAGACTCGGAATTGCTGTTTTAGTATTGTGTATTTTGATTTTCGCTGCTCAGGCTGCGCGCCTTTGGTTTGGAGATGCTCAGACAGACATGACACAAGGCTTTCTCAATGCCTTCACTTTTTCTGTGGCAGTAGCAGTAGCTGCAATTCCTGAAGCACTATCTTCTATTGTTACAATCGTCATGGCAGTGGGTACGACCAAGATGGCCAAGCAGCAGGCAATCATTCGCAGGCTTCCAGCAGTAGAAACACTGGGTTCCACTCGCGTGATTTGTACAGATAAGACGGGAACACTGACACAAAACAAAATGACTGTGACGGATACATTCCTTCCTGGGAAAAGCGAAGGGATATCTGAAGATGAGTCAGTACGGAGCAGAGCAGAGAAGTTGCTTCTGTATATCGCAGTTCTTTGTAACGACTCTAGTGTAAGTGAAGAAGGCGCGGAAATCGGAGATCCAACTGAAACGGCGCTGATCCACTTTGGAAAGAAGATGGGGCTGGATCCAGCTAGTCTGCGAAAAGAGAAGGAGCGGGAAATGGAGCTGCCTTTTGACTCGGATCGAAAAATGATGTCTACTGTCTACCAATTGGATGGGCACAGGCTGATGCTGACTAAGGGCGGACCAGATGTTATGTTTGAAAGATGCACGCACATCCTGATTGATGGAGAAGAACAATCATTGGATGAAATGCGTCTTAAGGAAGTAATGGAACAGAACGAAAAATTCTCCGATAATGCGCTCCGTGTACTGGCTTATGGTTATAAGAAGATACCCGATGATAAGCGTTCATTGAAGGTGCAAGATGAACAAGATCTTGTACTAGTCGGTCTCACAGCGATGATCGACCCTCCGCGCGAAGCTGTACCGGCGTCTATTGCAGAAGCAAGAAGTGCTGGTATTCGCAGTATCATGATTACGGGTGATCATAAAACAACTGCTCAGGCAATTGGAAAAGAAATCGGATTGATGGAAGAAGGGGATCTTGCACTGACAGGCAAGGAACTGGATGCACTCTCTGATGCAGAACTGGATGAGAAGCTTGGCCGGATTTCTGTCTATGCCCGCGTATCACCGGAAAACAAAATCAGGATTGTCCGGGCGTGGCAGAACAAAGGATCCATTACTGCTATGACCGGAGATGGTGTGAACGATGCACCTGCACTGAAGCAAGCGGATATAGGAATAGCCATGGGGAGCGGAACAGATGTAGCAAAGGATTCATCCGCTATGGTGCTGGCGGATGATAACTTTGTCTCTATCGTCAACGCTGTCGGAGTAGGACGCACGGTGTTTGATAATATCAAAAAGGCGATAGGCTATCTGTTTGCTGGAAATCTTGGTGCGATTATCGCGATTCTCTTCGCGGTCTTTCTGAATATGCCGAATCCATTCACGGCACTGCAGTTGCTGTTTATCAACTTAATCAATGACTCCCTGCCGGCGCTTGCTCTTGGTATGGAGAAGGAAGAGCCGGATGTCATGAAACGAAAACCTCGTGATATAAACGAAGGCATATTCTCTGGCGGGACGCTTCAAAGTGTAATCGTCAGAGGGGTGCTGATAGGAGCAGCAGTGATTGTTTCCTTCTATATTGGACTACGGCATTCTGATGAAATGGGAATAGCAATGGCCTTCACGACACTTATACTGGCCAGGACGCTCCAAACGTTTTCTGCAAGATCCAATACACAGACCATTTTCAAAGCGGGCTTCCTTACAAATAAGTATGTACTCGGTGCAGTAGCTATTTGTTTTCTGCTTTATGGCATCACAGTATTGCCGGGAGTACGCAGTATCTTCTCTATTCCGGAGGCATTCGGATGGAGAGACTGGTCCATCGCAACAGGGCTTGCTCTTGCGGCTGTCATCTTGATGGAGATCATCAAAGCTATACGCAATAGAAGATAA
- the gerD gene encoding spore germination lipoprotein GerD — protein sequence MFIRLAPILLLSLFVLTSCTGGQAAESSQPDYDTTKQMVADILKTDEGKKAISEVMSDETMQDLVSLDASKVEDAINKSWTSEEGQKFWKERFEDPEFVAAFAKNIGPEQKKLVKDLMNDSDFQKQLLQLLQDPKVQEQMLNVMKSQDFRKELEKTIQESAETPMFEQKLMQTVQKALEEAQSKQKEK from the coding sequence ATGTTTATACGGTTAGCGCCGATCTTGTTATTATCCCTATTCGTGCTTACTTCATGCACGGGCGGGCAAGCCGCGGAAAGCAGTCAGCCGGATTATGATACGACCAAACAAATGGTCGCCGATATATTGAAAACAGACGAAGGCAAAAAAGCCATCTCGGAAGTAATGTCTGATGAGACAATGCAGGATCTGGTCTCTTTGGATGCCAGTAAGGTAGAAGATGCTATCAATAAATCATGGACCTCAGAAGAAGGACAGAAATTCTGGAAAGAGCGTTTCGAGGATCCGGAGTTTGTCGCAGCCTTCGCGAAAAATATTGGTCCTGAGCAAAAGAAGCTCGTCAAAGATTTGATGAATGATTCAGATTTTCAAAAGCAGCTGCTGCAGCTGCTGCAGGATCCAAAAGTACAAGAGCAGATGCTAAACGTCATGAAGAGTCAGGATTTCCGTAAGGAGCTGGAGAAAACGATCCAGGAATCTGCCGAAACACCCATGTTTGAGCAAAAGCTAATGCAGACTGTCCAAAAAGCATTAGAAGAAGCACAATCCAAACAAAAAGAGAAGTAA
- a CDS encoding NUDIX hydrolase, with protein MDLRETVGTRPLVMAGAGVIVRNEFGQLLLQLRADTKDWGLPGGALELGESLEDTARRELFEETGLHAERFSFLRMCSGPEFYAKYPNGDEVYNVISVYEAHDVSGEFTMLDGESLDLRYFPLDDLPELNHITQKMLSGLLIP; from the coding sequence ATGGACTTACGTGAAACAGTCGGAACCCGACCGCTCGTCATGGCTGGTGCCGGTGTCATTGTTCGGAATGAATTCGGCCAGCTGCTCTTACAGCTAAGAGCGGATACAAAGGATTGGGGACTTCCAGGTGGCGCTTTGGAGCTCGGAGAATCACTGGAAGACACAGCCAGACGAGAGCTTTTTGAGGAAACTGGACTGCATGCAGAGCGTTTCAGCTTCCTGCGTATGTGTTCAGGACCTGAGTTCTACGCCAAGTATCCAAATGGTGACGAGGTGTATAATGTCATCTCTGTTTATGAGGCTCACGACGTTTCAGGGGAATTCACTATGCTTGATGGGGAAAGCCTGGATTTGCGGTATTTCCCTCTAGATGACCTGCCCGAACTCAACCATATCACCCAGAAGATGCTTTCTGGCCTACTTATTCCATAA
- a CDS encoding carbohydrate ABC transporter permease, translated as MDIAERKQLAKKRERRKPVLNNNLLRSLNWVLLVVGSLFLLSPIWWMISTSLKPMEEIMQFPPTLLPQEWHWENYVHTWQSAPFTTYAVNTITITLICVVANVFVNAFIAYGFAKIPFPGKNILFTVVLSTMMIPGFVTLIPQYVLFAKLEWLNTYYPLVVPALFGSAFNIFLLRQFFRTIPNEMIEAAKMEGANHFYIWRKIALPLVKPALATVAIFSFNGAWNDFLGPLLYVNDENLYTLQIGLQVFKEQASTQWNYLMAGSLLVLLPVIILFFVFQKYFIKGANITGSSSFDK; from the coding sequence ATGGATATTGCAGAAAGAAAGCAGCTTGCCAAAAAACGAGAACGAAGGAAGCCAGTTTTAAACAATAACCTGTTGCGATCGTTGAATTGGGTCCTGCTCGTAGTCGGCAGTCTCTTCCTGTTATCACCAATATGGTGGATGATCAGTACCTCTCTCAAACCGATGGAGGAAATCATGCAGTTTCCGCCTACCCTGCTGCCGCAGGAATGGCATTGGGAGAATTACGTACATACGTGGCAGTCCGCTCCGTTCACGACGTATGCTGTGAACACGATTACCATCACACTTATTTGTGTGGTAGCCAACGTATTTGTGAATGCTTTTATAGCGTATGGATTTGCCAAGATTCCATTCCCGGGGAAGAATATCCTATTCACGGTCGTCCTATCAACGATGATGATTCCTGGCTTTGTAACACTCATTCCGCAATATGTTCTCTTTGCTAAGCTGGAATGGCTGAATACGTATTATCCGCTTGTGGTGCCTGCCCTTTTCGGAAGCGCGTTCAATATCTTCCTGCTCCGGCAATTCTTCCGGACGATTCCGAACGAAATGATTGAAGCCGCAAAAATGGAAGGTGCAAATCATTTCTATATCTGGAGGAAGATTGCACTGCCTCTTGTGAAGCCGGCTTTGGCAACAGTAGCTATCTTCTCGTTCAACGGTGCGTGGAATGATTTCCTCGGTCCTTTACTATATGTGAACGATGAAAATCTTTACACGCTGCAAATCGGATTGCAAGTATTCAAAGAGCAAGCGAGTACACAATGGAATTACCTGATGGCAGGCTCCTTGCTTGTATTGCTGCCTGTGATCATCTTATTCTTCGTATTCCAGAAGTACTTTATCAAAGGAGCGAATATTACAGGGTCGAGCAGCTTCGATAAATAG
- a CDS encoding SDR family oxidoreductase, whose protein sequence is MSIKNKVILVTGGSSGIGAATVELLAENGAVVIAAARRTDKLETVVSIIRQKGYIADYKQLDVTDFNQMQDTVEEIIESYGKIDVIVNNAGVMPLSKLESLKIDEWNRMIDVNIRGVLHGIGAALPLMKEQHSGHIINIASIGAYEVTPTAAVYCATKYAVRAITEGLRQEATNNIRATLISPGVTESELADHITDKQASEAMLEYRRLALPASAIAKAILYAISQPAEIDVSELIVRPSLSS, encoded by the coding sequence ATGAGTATAAAGAATAAAGTTATTCTTGTCACTGGAGGAAGCAGCGGTATCGGGGCAGCTACTGTAGAATTGTTAGCTGAAAATGGTGCTGTTGTAATTGCTGCAGCCCGCAGAACAGATAAATTAGAAACAGTTGTATCTATAATCCGCCAAAAAGGGTATATAGCCGATTATAAGCAGCTCGATGTTACAGACTTTAATCAAATGCAGGATACAGTAGAAGAGATTATAGAGTCATACGGAAAAATTGATGTTATTGTAAATAATGCTGGTGTAATGCCACTATCAAAATTGGAATCTCTGAAAATTGATGAATGGAATCGTATGATTGATGTAAATATCCGAGGTGTCCTCCATGGTATTGGCGCTGCATTACCTCTGATGAAGGAACAGCATAGCGGACATATTATTAATATCGCTTCTATAGGCGCATACGAAGTAACCCCAACAGCAGCAGTTTATTGCGCAACCAAATATGCGGTCCGTGCAATCACGGAAGGATTGCGACAGGAAGCAACAAATAATATTCGTGCAACTCTAATTTCACCGGGTGTAACTGAATCTGAACTGGCTGATCATATTACTGATAAACAAGCGAGTGAAGCTATGCTCGAATATCGCCGACTAGCTCTTCCTGCTTCTGCTATTGCAAAGGCCATTCTTTATGCAATTTCACAACCAGCAGAGATCGATGTGAGTGAATTGATTGTAAGACCTTCTTTATCATCATAA
- a CDS encoding VOC family protein → MNQINLICLGVNDMQASLAFYRDGLDFETSVKENSPNIVFFNNRGTKLELYPLDALRKDINADNPPETGTGFPGFTLAYNAKTAQEVDYVIEKAARAGATIVKQPQRVDWGGYSGYFTDPNGYYWEVAFSEHWKFDENNMLIID, encoded by the coding sequence ATGAACCAAATCAATTTGATTTGCTTAGGTGTGAACGACATGCAAGCGTCACTTGCTTTCTATCGTGATGGCCTGGATTTCGAGACAAGCGTAAAAGAAAACTCACCGAATATCGTCTTCTTCAACAATAGAGGCACGAAGCTGGAATTGTATCCGCTAGATGCATTACGCAAAGATATCAATGCGGATAATCCCCCTGAAACAGGCACTGGTTTTCCTGGCTTCACACTCGCTTACAATGCGAAAACGGCACAGGAAGTCGATTATGTAATCGAAAAAGCGGCACGAGCCGGTGCCACAATCGTGAAACAGCCGCAGCGAGTCGATTGGGGTGGATACAGCGGTTATTTCACTGACCCTAATGGCTATTATTGGGAAGTGGCGTTCAGCGAGCATTGGAAATTTGACGAAAA
- the cwlD gene encoding N-acetylmuramoyl-L-alanine amidase CwlD, translated as MLLAYYVPKIVTTEESSHSWSLPLAGKTIVIDPGHGGVDGGAEGSDGTQEAGITLAVSKMLRDYLQQAGALVYLTREEDVDLADEDTKGLSRRKSEDIRNRVAFIEEKEADFYISIHTNALLSSKWSGAQTFFNEDNAGSKALATFIQDEIKRNLENTTRVPLALNTMYLLKHTEPTGALVEIGFMSNPRELELLKDSTYQEQMAFSIYEGILRYTTEKMPEDE; from the coding sequence ATGCTGCTCGCTTACTACGTACCGAAGATTGTCACGACAGAGGAATCTTCCCATTCCTGGTCCTTGCCGTTGGCTGGCAAGACGATTGTCATCGATCCGGGACATGGCGGTGTAGACGGCGGAGCGGAAGGATCAGATGGTACGCAGGAAGCAGGAATTACATTAGCAGTCTCAAAAATGCTGCGGGACTATTTGCAGCAGGCAGGTGCACTCGTCTATCTGACACGGGAAGAGGATGTGGATCTGGCGGATGAGGATACAAAAGGACTTTCCCGCCGGAAATCAGAGGATATTCGGAACCGGGTAGCCTTTATAGAAGAGAAGGAAGCAGACTTTTATATAAGCATTCATACGAACGCATTGCTTTCTTCCAAATGGTCCGGAGCCCAAACATTCTTCAATGAAGATAATGCAGGCAGTAAAGCATTGGCAACGTTCATCCAGGATGAAATCAAACGTAATCTGGAAAACACGACACGGGTACCGCTGGCATTGAATACGATGTACCTGCTGAAGCACACGGAACCGACAGGCGCACTTGTCGAAATCGGTTTCATGTCTAATCCGCGGGAGCTGGAGCTCTTGAAGGATTCCACTTATCAGGAGCAAATGGCATTCAGTATTTATGAGGGTATCCTCCGCTATACAACCGAGAAGATGCCGGAAGATGAATGA
- a CDS encoding sugar ABC transporter permease: protein MKKKKWWTTGRRESLQGYIFIAPWIIGFLAFTLGPLAFSLYASFTDYNITSRMNFVGLQNYDQLFTGDDLFWTSLYNTLYFVIFSVPLTTIGAIFISMLMNQSLPGMRIFRTIFYLPAVLSGVGVYLLWMQLLDPGTGLVNTVLSWFGINGPNWLFDPDWTKPSLIFMKLWSVGGSMLLYLASMQGISKNLYEAADIDGAGPWKKFLHITLPLITPVIFFDIITSTIGSFQIFQEAYVMSQNGSGGPASSMLFYNLYMWIKAFQSFDMGYAMAMSWILFVVVLIITIINLKLAPKWVHYEGDDK, encoded by the coding sequence ATGAAAAAGAAAAAATGGTGGACAACGGGAAGACGTGAAAGTCTCCAAGGGTATATTTTCATTGCCCCTTGGATCATCGGCTTCCTTGCATTCACACTAGGTCCGCTGGCGTTCTCTTTGTACGCAAGCTTCACCGATTACAACATCACATCCCGCATGAACTTTGTGGGTTTGCAGAATTATGATCAGCTATTTACAGGGGATGACCTATTTTGGACATCCCTTTACAACACGTTATACTTTGTTATTTTCTCAGTTCCGCTTACAACCATAGGGGCTATCTTCATCTCGATGCTGATGAATCAAAGTCTTCCAGGCATGCGGATCTTCCGGACAATCTTCTACCTTCCGGCTGTTTTATCCGGTGTGGGTGTCTACCTGCTTTGGATGCAGCTCCTGGACCCAGGAACTGGCCTTGTTAACACCGTTCTTTCCTGGTTCGGTATCAATGGGCCGAATTGGCTGTTCGATCCGGATTGGACGAAACCGTCTCTTATCTTCATGAAACTGTGGAGTGTCGGCGGCAGTATGCTGCTTTATCTTGCGAGCATGCAAGGTATCAGCAAGAATTTGTATGAAGCAGCTGATATCGACGGGGCTGGACCATGGAAGAAGTTCCTTCATATCACGTTACCTTTGATTACCCCAGTCATATTCTTCGATATCATAACTAGCACTATCGGCAGCTTCCAAATCTTCCAAGAAGCATATGTTATGAGTCAGAATGGCTCTGGAGGACCGGCAAGTTCCATGCTGTTCTATAATCTTTATATGTGGATCAAGGCATTCCAATCGTTCGATATGGGATATGCCATGGCAATGTCATGGATCCTGTTCGTTGTCGTCCTCATCATTACGATCATAAACCTGAAGCTTGCACCAAAATGGGTGCATTACGAGGGGGATGATAAGTGA
- a CDS encoding ABC transporter substrate-binding protein yields MLKRFSLLALALLLFLTGCAGFTGGSEGTAASEGKTEDGKVKIDFWTFWGSEIRRPVIDKIIEDFNNSQDEIVVEHTYIPFGDIWTKELAAIAANNPPDVVINDINATALRGQEGQAENLAPYLEEDDISGRFYENLWDATLYEGDSYGIPFNTDTRLLFYNKDAFKEAGLDPNKPPETWEELEEYAEKLDEKSGDTYERIGFYPLYGVGSDVWLLNGSGMNYFNENDEPVINSETNVDTMEWIKSWKDKYGEDTINRYQSQIDSQQSNPFFDGSLGMMANAATFYTQIRDYAPDLDFGVAPLPEKTSGSGHTSWGGGFVAEIPKGSSHPDEAWEFIKYLTDTEAQEYWAVKNFDNVANIEASESAATSDELSDKDQMVYEMAAQNLNDTLLTPMPAYAPDYVNLINPQLDAILLENKPAQEALDKAQQDVEELVEKTAQ; encoded by the coding sequence ATGCTGAAACGATTCAGTTTGCTGGCACTGGCATTACTCCTCTTCCTGACGGGTTGTGCTGGATTTACCGGCGGCTCAGAAGGAACTGCAGCTTCAGAAGGAAAGACCGAAGACGGTAAAGTAAAAATAGATTTCTGGACATTCTGGGGCTCCGAGATCCGCCGTCCTGTAATAGACAAAATCATTGAGGACTTTAATAACTCGCAAGACGAAATCGTAGTAGAACATACATACATACCATTCGGCGATATCTGGACAAAGGAATTAGCTGCCATCGCGGCAAATAATCCACCGGATGTTGTCATCAATGACATCAATGCCACTGCTCTTCGCGGACAGGAAGGACAAGCTGAGAACTTGGCACCTTATTTAGAAGAAGACGATATTTCCGGCAGATTCTATGAGAATCTATGGGACGCAACATTGTATGAAGGCGATTCCTACGGGATTCCATTCAATACAGACACACGACTGCTGTTCTATAACAAAGATGCCTTCAAAGAAGCAGGATTAGATCCGAACAAGCCTCCCGAAACTTGGGAAGAGCTCGAGGAGTATGCGGAAAAACTCGACGAGAAGTCAGGCGATACGTATGAACGAATTGGCTTCTACCCGCTTTATGGAGTGGGATCTGACGTGTGGCTATTGAACGGATCAGGCATGAATTATTTCAACGAGAATGATGAACCAGTCATTAACAGTGAAACAAATGTTGATACGATGGAATGGATCAAGAGCTGGAAGGATAAATACGGCGAAGATACCATCAATCGTTACCAATCTCAAATCGACAGTCAGCAGAGCAATCCTTTCTTCGACGGTTCACTCGGTATGATGGCGAACGCAGCAACCTTCTATACGCAAATACGTGACTATGCACCGGATCTTGACTTTGGTGTAGCTCCATTACCGGAGAAAACATCTGGCAGCGGGCACACAAGCTGGGGCGGCGGATTTGTAGCTGAGATTCCGAAAGGCTCTTCTCACCCAGATGAGGCATGGGAATTCATTAAATATCTAACTGACACAGAAGCTCAGGAATACTGGGCAGTGAAAAACTTCGATAATGTAGCCAATATCGAAGCATCCGAAAGTGCAGCAACATCTGATGAACTATCAGATAAAGACCAAATGGTCTATGAAATGGCAGCACAGAACCTGAATGATACATTGCTTACTCCAATGCCTGCTTATGCTCCGGATTACGTGAATCTCATCAATCCGCAGCTCGATGCTATCCTGTTAGAGAATAAACCAGCGCAGGAAGCATTGGATAAAGCCCAGCAGGACGTGGAAGAACTTGTAGAAAAAACAGCACAATAG